In Aliiglaciecola sp. LCG003, a genomic segment contains:
- the fadB gene encoding fatty acid oxidation complex subunit alpha FadB has translation MIFEGKSLCAKLLDNGIAELVFDAQGSVNKFDQQTVSELEQATQKLAANSNVKGVVVRSAKSTFIVGADITEFTGLFALADEEVLAWVAKTSQVFDKFEDLPFPTIAAINGFALGGGCEMTLACDLRVADTNASIGLPEVKLGLMPGFGGTVRLPRLIGADNALEWMTTGRDRKAAKALAEGAIDSVVAPEHLVDAAIGMLTDAIAGDFDWQARRAQKKAPLTLSPNEATMSFSTAKAMVAAQAGKHYPAPHIMVDTVAKAAGLDRDAALALENQGFTKLAKSDAAKAQVGIFLADQIVKSKGKKQAKAATKQIKQTAVLGAGIMGGGIAYQSAVKGTPVIMKDIAQPALDLGLNEAAKILGKGMQRGKVDAAKMAATLNNIVPTLEYSAIKDADLVIEAVVENPKVKAIVLKETEQYVAEDAIICSNTSTISINQLAKSLDKPERFCGMHFFNPVHKMPLVEIIRGENTSEETISAVVAATLKMGKTPIVVNDCPGFLVNRVLFPYFAGFSKLILDGADFVAVDKVMEKIFGWPMGPAFLLDVVGMDTADHASSVMADGIPERMQKIDNDPVTCLYRADRLGQKNGKGFYNFGVDKRGRPSKTPAPEAYELFAPHCADKRDFDAEEIIARVMVPMANEAIRCLEEGIVASAAEADMALLYGLGFPPFRGGIFRYIETMGLSNFVALADKYADLGPIYQISDGVREMAASGKSYFSQSA, from the coding sequence ATGATATTTGAAGGCAAAAGCCTTTGTGCAAAATTACTGGACAATGGTATAGCAGAATTAGTGTTTGATGCACAAGGTTCGGTGAATAAATTTGACCAGCAGACCGTTTCTGAACTTGAACAAGCAACTCAAAAACTTGCTGCTAACAGCAACGTTAAAGGTGTGGTAGTTCGCTCCGCGAAATCTACTTTTATAGTAGGCGCTGACATTACCGAATTTACCGGTTTATTTGCATTAGCAGATGAAGAAGTCTTGGCTTGGGTTGCTAAAACGTCTCAGGTTTTTGATAAATTTGAAGATCTGCCATTTCCGACTATCGCTGCAATAAACGGTTTCGCATTAGGTGGCGGTTGTGAAATGACCCTAGCCTGTGATTTACGTGTTGCAGACACCAATGCCAGCATCGGCTTGCCAGAAGTTAAATTAGGTTTAATGCCAGGATTTGGCGGTACAGTAAGACTACCACGACTGATTGGTGCTGATAACGCATTAGAATGGATGACTACCGGACGTGATCGCAAAGCGGCCAAAGCCCTAGCTGAAGGTGCAATTGACAGCGTGGTAGCCCCAGAACATTTAGTCGACGCAGCCATCGGCATGCTAACCGATGCTATTGCTGGCGATTTTGATTGGCAAGCTCGCCGGGCACAGAAAAAAGCGCCGCTAACCCTTAGCCCGAATGAAGCCACTATGAGTTTCTCCACAGCTAAGGCGATGGTCGCCGCGCAAGCTGGAAAACATTACCCTGCCCCGCATATCATGGTCGATACAGTAGCGAAAGCGGCTGGATTAGATCGTGACGCTGCCCTTGCACTTGAGAATCAAGGTTTTACCAAACTAGCCAAATCTGATGCTGCTAAAGCCCAAGTTGGAATATTCTTAGCCGATCAAATTGTTAAGAGTAAAGGTAAAAAACAGGCTAAAGCTGCAACCAAGCAAATTAAGCAAACTGCAGTGTTAGGCGCGGGTATCATGGGTGGTGGCATCGCATACCAGTCTGCCGTTAAAGGCACCCCCGTTATCATGAAAGATATCGCCCAACCTGCATTGGACTTAGGCCTAAATGAGGCTGCGAAAATCCTTGGTAAAGGTATGCAACGTGGCAAGGTAGATGCCGCCAAGATGGCTGCTACTCTTAACAATATTGTGCCTACGCTAGAATATTCTGCCATCAAAGATGCTGACTTAGTCATCGAAGCGGTTGTGGAAAACCCTAAGGTTAAAGCAATTGTATTGAAAGAGACTGAGCAATATGTGGCAGAAGACGCCATTATTTGTTCCAACACCTCAACTATCTCTATTAACCAGTTAGCAAAAAGTTTGGATAAACCCGAACGCTTCTGCGGCATGCATTTCTTCAACCCTGTGCATAAGATGCCTTTGGTTGAAATCATTCGTGGTGAAAACACCTCAGAAGAAACTATTTCTGCAGTTGTTGCTGCGACTTTGAAAATGGGTAAAACCCCTATCGTAGTAAACGACTGCCCAGGCTTCTTAGTTAACCGTGTGCTCTTTCCTTACTTCGCTGGATTCAGCAAGCTAATCCTTGATGGTGCCGATTTTGTAGCCGTTGACAAGGTTATGGAGAAAATTTTCGGCTGGCCGATGGGACCCGCATTCTTACTCGATGTAGTGGGAATGGATACAGCTGATCACGCATCTAGCGTGATGGCCGATGGTATTCCTGAGCGCATGCAAAAGATTGATAATGATCCGGTAACTTGCTTATATCGTGCAGATCGTCTTGGTCAGAAAAATGGCAAAGGTTTCTATAACTTTGGCGTCGACAAACGCGGACGTCCCAGCAAAACTCCTGCGCCAGAAGCTTACGAATTATTTGCACCGCACTGTGCCGATAAACGTGACTTCGATGCCGAAGAAATTATTGCGCGAGTGATGGTACCTATGGCGAACGAAGCCATCCGTTGTTTAGAAGAGGGCATTGTTGCTAGTGCTGCAGAAGCCGATATGGCATTGCTTTATGGTCTTGGGTTCCCTCCCTTTAGAGGCGGTATATTCCGTTATATCGAGACAATGGGTTTGAGCAATTTCGTCGCATTAGCTGACAAATATGCTGATTTGGGTCCGATTTATCAGATTTCTGATGGCGTGCGCGAGATGGCCGCTTCAGGTAAATCTTATTTTTCACAATCCGCTTAA
- a CDS encoding PEP-CTERM sorting domain-containing protein: protein MSVYGTLYNSVSVNTNGSLNFTYSNDEYDVEDDFEDDYGVSIAAFWSDLDLEENYDARIYQNSGVFGGQDAYIFTWFEVPDYEDNDLLNTFQAIITANGDIQLNFLSIDGVDPDEDPDKGVVGISDGSGSNFDYQTMDIWDFPRSEFSIGYTWDGNDYTRSEWSWSDRVAVSEPSTLMVLSLGLLGFVRIKRNKK, encoded by the coding sequence ATGAGTGTGTACGGTACCTTATATAACAGTGTTTCGGTCAATACAAATGGCTCTTTAAATTTCACTTACAGCAACGATGAGTATGATGTTGAAGACGATTTTGAGGATGATTATGGTGTATCCATTGCTGCATTTTGGAGTGACTTGGACCTAGAAGAAAATTATGATGCTCGCATTTATCAAAACTCGGGAGTCTTTGGTGGTCAAGATGCCTATATTTTTACTTGGTTCGAAGTTCCAGATTATGAAGACAATGACTTGTTAAACACCTTTCAAGCTATTATTACTGCAAATGGTGATATCCAACTTAATTTCTTATCAATAGATGGTGTAGATCCTGATGAAGATCCAGATAAAGGTGTTGTAGGAATTTCTGATGGATCAGGTAGTAATTTTGATTATCAAACAATGGATATATGGGATTTTCCGCGTAGTGAGTTTTCAATTGGCTATACATGGGACGGCAACGACTACACGCGTAGCGAGTGGTCTTGGAGTGACAGAGTAGCAGTGTCTGAACCATCTACACTTATGGTATTAAGTTTAGGCTTGCTTGGCTTTGTAAGAATAAAAAGAAACAAAAAATAA
- a CDS encoding AraC family transcriptional regulator, with translation MSDVSREYCHVIEAYIPSMWKEHLRVPMEVYLQGLDAAAKANQDSLWGFNIGKGITSAEYGLLGYLVESCDTLQAALEALLQFDKTVADIGQTQFNHNGKVATLIWQPYFHNRHAVLRNMTAWLATVRRVSGKLVTPRCVNLQDNFTAHELNTLAAWFGCVVKGSRNCNVIEFDIALLDTPILTRNELVNSHLLLATKEAKQLYVNEHGWLSQLQPVLHSADLHNLTLSTLAEVLCMSTRTLQRRLKLNHMSFSQLLDDERKRRFQQFVHTMRKQMLGDLLGYGEQASLNRAVKRWYGMSPSEYVRWIKK, from the coding sequence ATGTCAGACGTCAGTCGTGAGTATTGCCACGTAATTGAAGCCTACATCCCGTCGATGTGGAAAGAGCATCTGCGTGTGCCGATGGAAGTTTATCTACAAGGTTTAGATGCAGCAGCAAAAGCAAACCAAGATAGTTTATGGGGCTTCAATATCGGCAAAGGTATAACGAGTGCGGAGTATGGGCTGCTCGGTTACTTGGTTGAATCATGTGATACCTTGCAAGCGGCCCTAGAAGCTTTGTTGCAGTTTGATAAAACCGTTGCAGATATCGGTCAAACCCAATTTAACCACAATGGTAAGGTGGCAACTTTGATATGGCAGCCTTATTTCCATAACCGTCATGCGGTGCTACGTAATATGACAGCATGGCTAGCAACAGTTCGTCGAGTTTCCGGCAAACTGGTAACTCCCAGATGCGTCAACTTACAAGATAATTTCACTGCTCATGAATTAAACACCTTAGCAGCTTGGTTTGGTTGTGTGGTCAAAGGTTCAAGAAACTGCAATGTCATAGAGTTTGATATAGCATTATTAGACACGCCGATTCTCACTCGCAACGAATTAGTAAATAGTCACTTACTTTTAGCCACAAAAGAAGCAAAACAGCTTTATGTTAATGAACATGGTTGGTTGAGCCAATTACAACCTGTGCTGCACAGTGCCGATCTACACAATTTGACTTTATCAACCCTAGCAGAAGTGCTTTGCATGTCGACTCGAACACTACAAAGGCGGTTAAAATTAAATCACATGAGCTTTAGCCAATTGCTTGATGATGAGCGCAAAAGACGCTTTCAACAATTTGTACATACAATGCGTAAACAAATGTTGGGGGATTTACTGGGTTACGGTGAACAAGCTTCGTTAAATAGAGCAGTTAAACGCTGGTATGGCATGTCGCCTAGTGAGTATGTTCGTTGGATTAAAAAGTAA
- a CDS encoding helix-turn-helix transcriptional regulator, whose amino-acid sequence MKNRLKVLRAERDWTQADLAEALDVSRQTVNAIEKGKFDPSLPLAFKAAKLFKMSIEDIFDDEA is encoded by the coding sequence GTGAAGAATCGTTTAAAAGTACTTCGGGCAGAACGAGATTGGACACAAGCTGATCTAGCTGAAGCATTGGATGTCTCTCGACAGACGGTGAATGCCATTGAGAAAGGTAAGTTTGACCCTAGCTTACCCTTGGCATTCAAAGCAGCGAAGCTGTTTAAAATGTCGATCGAAGATATATTTGATGACGAGGCTTAG
- a CDS encoding sterol desaturase family protein, with the protein MSVEYILLLLSPLFLIAIAVELLKKRASYSIKEFSLNLGLALSHQATDIIAMLALMPLFLWVHTSFALFTFELTAFMVFCAFILQDFLYYWFHRASHQCNWLWAAHIVHHSSMNMNFSTALRQSLFYPIVGMWVFWLPLVILGFPPELVFATVAINLAFQFFVHTELGPEFKLLGKVLNTPRHHCLHHASNPQYIDKNYAGVLIIWDKLFGTFAQFDGEAPRYGVVERHYELSFLDVVFTPWRILFKNLKQQPNLASAIKLLFNKPSKLRP; encoded by the coding sequence GTGAGCGTTGAATATATATTGTTATTGTTGAGCCCGTTATTTCTTATTGCAATAGCGGTAGAATTGCTTAAGAAAAGAGCAAGTTATTCAATAAAAGAGTTTAGCTTAAACCTTGGCTTAGCCTTATCTCACCAAGCGACCGATATCATCGCGATGCTGGCACTTATGCCACTGTTTTTGTGGGTGCATACATCCTTTGCGCTATTTACCTTTGAGTTAACTGCTTTTATGGTGTTCTGCGCGTTTATCTTGCAAGACTTTTTATATTACTGGTTTCATAGGGCTAGTCATCAGTGCAACTGGCTGTGGGCAGCGCACATTGTTCATCACAGCTCTATGAATATGAATTTTTCTACTGCGCTTAGACAAAGTCTTTTTTATCCAATCGTTGGCATGTGGGTGTTTTGGTTACCCTTAGTCATTTTAGGTTTCCCGCCTGAGTTAGTATTTGCCACTGTGGCAATAAATTTAGCCTTTCAATTTTTTGTGCATACCGAACTGGGTCCAGAATTCAAACTGCTTGGAAAGGTTTTGAATACGCCTAGGCACCACTGCCTTCATCACGCCAGTAATCCACAATATATTGATAAAAACTATGCTGGGGTGTTGATCATTTGGGATAAACTATTTGGCACTTTTGCCCAATTCGATGGGGAAGCCCCGCGCTATGGTGTAGTTGAGCGTCACTACGAACTATCTTTTCTTGATGTGGTATTTACCCCTTGGCGCATATTGTTCAAGAATCTAAAACAGCAACCAAACCTTGCTTCTGCGATAAAGTTGTTATTTAACAAACCTAGTAAATTAAGGCCATGA
- the fadA gene encoding acetyl-CoA C-acyltransferase FadA encodes MKEVVVIDCIRTPMGRSKGGIFRNVRAETLSAHLMTKLLERNPNVDPAEIEDIIWGCVQQTKEQGFNIARNAQLLTDIPRSTAAVTVNRLCGSSMQALHDAAKGIMLGQGDVYMIGGVEHMGHVPMNFNLDFHPGLAKHTAKASGNMGMTAELLGRQNGITREMQDAFGARSHQRAHKAHLEGRWDNEIVPIEGHDANGVLKLIKADEVIRPDSTVETMAALRPVFDPVNGTVTAGTSSAISDGASAMLLMSAERAKALGLTPRAKIRSMAVAGCDAAIMGFGPVPATQKALKRAGMTMADIELAEFNEAFAAQALSCIKQLGWLDTYEDKVNLNGGAIALGHPLGCSGSRISTTLLNLMEANNKSVGLATMCIGLGQGIATVFERV; translated from the coding sequence ATGAAAGAAGTAGTCGTTATTGATTGCATTCGTACCCCTATGGGTCGTTCTAAAGGCGGAATTTTCCGTAACGTTCGTGCAGAAACTTTGTCTGCACATCTAATGACTAAGTTGCTGGAACGCAATCCAAATGTCGATCCTGCTGAGATAGAAGATATTATTTGGGGCTGTGTACAACAAACTAAAGAACAAGGCTTCAACATAGCGCGTAACGCCCAACTGTTGACCGATATTCCTCGTTCTACCGCTGCTGTAACCGTAAACCGCTTATGTGGTTCGTCAATGCAAGCACTACATGATGCCGCTAAAGGCATTATGCTGGGGCAAGGCGATGTGTACATGATAGGTGGTGTTGAGCATATGGGCCATGTGCCGATGAACTTCAACTTAGACTTTCATCCTGGTCTGGCAAAACATACCGCCAAAGCCTCAGGTAATATGGGTATGACAGCTGAGTTGCTTGGTCGCCAAAACGGTATCACTCGCGAAATGCAAGACGCCTTTGGAGCTCGCTCTCATCAACGTGCCCACAAAGCGCATCTAGAAGGTCGATGGGATAATGAGATTGTTCCAATCGAGGGCCATGATGCTAATGGCGTGCTGAAACTGATCAAGGCCGATGAAGTTATTCGTCCTGATTCTACTGTCGAAACAATGGCTGCATTGCGTCCGGTTTTCGATCCGGTCAACGGCACTGTAACCGCAGGTACATCATCGGCAATTTCAGATGGTGCTTCAGCCATGTTGTTGATGTCTGCCGAGCGTGCAAAAGCACTAGGCTTAACGCCAAGAGCTAAAATCCGTTCAATGGCAGTTGCCGGTTGTGACGCCGCTATTATGGGCTTTGGCCCTGTACCTGCCACCCAAAAAGCGCTGAAACGTGCGGGTATGACCATGGCTGATATTGAGCTTGCTGAGTTCAATGAAGCGTTTGCCGCCCAAGCTTTATCTTGTATCAAGCAGCTCGGCTGGTTAGATACCTATGAAGATAAAGTGAACTTAAACGGTGGTGCGATTGCCTTAGGACATCCATTGGGTTGCTCTGGTTCGCGTATCTCTACCACCTTGCTGAATCTCATGGAAGCGAACAACAAATCTGTTGGTTTAGCCACCATGTGTATAGGTTTAGGCCAAGGTATAGCGACGGTTTTCGAACGGGTTTAA